Within Labrus bergylta chromosome 18, fLabBer1.1, whole genome shotgun sequence, the genomic segment tatatatatatatatatatatatatatatatatatatatatataaaatatactatataactttgatgttttaaataaactgtgtgtATGCTTACAGGTCAGGGGTGAAGGACTCGTCCGTGTGAATAACTGTGTCGGGGGCTATGTCCTCCTCGCTGTCCGCCTTCCATAGTGTGCTGAGCTCAGACCGCATGTAGCGCCGCTGGTTGTACGTGTGCTCGTGGCACGGTGGCATCTGCTTGACTGTGTTGATGTCGACATCGATGTGTGTGGTTGGATATGGGGAGTAGAGAACCTGGCGGAACGGCAGGACGAAACTGCCTGTGGAGTcctgggaaataaaaaaaatacatgttgtgtgtttgagaatTTGTTAATACATTTGGTTTGACTCAAATACAAGTGTTGATATAAGAAagcaaaaaacaacataaacttaaaatacaacACAAGGAAAAAATTATAATCAGCAGAGCTCTACCAAAACATGAGCAAAGAAGCTTTCATAAATAATTAGACTTTTTccaacttcctgttttgttgttctcCCTTGGCCAGTATTCTTCTTCCTCGATACATTTTATGTGAAAATCTAGGAGAAACTCCTGCAGGACTTCCCCgacacagctgatgtgtgaTGCACTGACCCTTTATGACCAAACTAATAAGCTCCTTGTGCTGCTCTCATTCTGTTCTTGGTGACAGAAAGTGATATGTTATATCCTCCCAGCATTCAGTCCCCTCACAAAGCAGATATAAATAGTACATCTTCTCCTGAATTCCTCCAAAAGGTTGTTTGGACCTCGACACATTTCTCAAGTATAACCCTGAACCCAAGGAGGAAAACAACCTCAAACCTCTACATTTAGAATGCATTTATGATATGTGCATCGTGATACAACAAAGAACTTCAAATTTTCTTAAATCCTTAAATCATATCTTATACTTTGTAGCAATAAAAATATCGTATGGCAACAATCTCAGAACATCACACCAGATAATATCAAACAAGAAGAACAGAACTGTAATATTAGAAGGAACTGGTGGCTACCTTGAGCAGACCCTGCACAAACAGGCCTGTGTCATATTTGAAGGAAGAGTCGGCCTTGCAGAGGCGAGAGCACTTCCTCTCAGCTGGGGTGAGGAAAAGGCAGAGAGTCCGCACAATCTGCAGAACATTTCAaaacttaaacaaaacaaacccgCTTCTATCACACAactggaacaaaaaaagaaacccgGTAACTTTACTGACTTAATTAATCTTATGTCACTACATATACCAATATGTAAATGTATATGACTGATATATGAGAACTGCATTTTGAGTGGAACACAAATCAAAATAGCTTTCTCTTCTAATTTTTATTTGCAGGTGGTTAAATAAAAAGTGGTGGATTCCTGCATACTGTCAACTACAGTTCTGCACAAAAAGTAGTAAAAAGGCCACATATTGTTTTGGAGAAATGAATCTAGCATCGGGCTGGAGACAGGTTGTTTGATATAACTAAAAGTCTCATTTAATTGGTGCTCCATTCAGGACTAAAAAAGGCTAAAATATAGGCTGTTAATGTCTTCTTGGTCGGTTTATTTTGTAGAGTTCATGGAAATCTGTGATGTGCAATATAAGTTCTTGTCTTGCTTTAAATGTcgaccttttttttcttagaatTACAACATACACGATAatgcttcttttaaaaataaaaaaaaatcttatacGCCTCTGAACACACTCTTTTCATTATGGCTGCATCAGTAACTGTGTTGCTGTTCCAGAGACTGAAAAAAGTACATTCGGGACTCATTAAACACCAAAACGCAGCACAACACACTTGACATTTTGAATTATGTGGATGCATtacaaatgtgtctgtgtgcagccACTAATATGGTAAATATACCTTATTAACTTTCTCTGGGTTGCTTCCAACCACTATTGAACAGCCACAAGTCTGCAGATGAGAGCTGATGGACCTGAaccagaaagacagagacatgCAGATCAGAGGCAATTAACTTCATTAGCATTGCTCTAATTATTAATCACAGTTTTAGGAATAGTGATTAAGCCAAAAGAACTGGGTGCAACAAATGTTTATGAAACTTTACATGGAGGGAGAATAAAGGTGGATTTAACCCACTCTGGACAAGTGTAGAGCTACAGTACACCAATCTTTAAATATGCTTTTTATTAATGGAGTGTGGTTGATATTCTGCCCTTTGAATATATTGTTTGAAACTAAATAATATATTACACATTTCAGTTGTATTTCTCAGATTTTAAATTAACTTTGCTCTGACAGTGACATCACCACCAATCATGATTTCATCGCCTACAGTCGATGGTGGTTGCTTTAGGTCTCAGAGCCAGAAATACCCAAGGAATAATATAATCCCCAAGGTTTTCAGGTAAAGGTTTGCAGATACTGTGATCTCCCAGGGACAAAGTGACAGAAACGTAATCTGACATTACTAGACAATTATTCTTTAACGCTATAAACACCCccagataaatacattttgtttacagGTTCTCTGTCATGTCCACAGGATGCTGAACTAATCCCACACACCTCTGAGCAGTTGGGAGCTTCATTGCCAGAATGGACTTTCCACACTCTTGACACTAACAGCGATTTAGCTTTCGCCCTTCTCTGGAGGAAACTTGGCCTAAGTGGAGAGCCATTACTCATCATTGGAAGGTTGATGGGTGTTAAATGGGCATTGTTCATCATCTGTCTCTGCTTCATTCTAACAGAGTGCTTACTTGTGGAGGAAGTCCTCGTGGCAGCTGTCCCCgatgtcatcatcattaagCACAGTGTCTTTTATCTACGCAGTGGGAGCCAAACAAATGAGTCACTTTTCAAAAATTGGTCCAAACTAAGACAAAAGTGCTGATAGTCCAAAAACAACGGCAATAAAAACAAGATACAACAATAAAAGCATGTAACAGTGTAGAAAACAGTATGTGAGATTCTTGGGACCTTGCTTTTGCATATTAGACAGAAGAAAAGTGTTGAATCACATTAGGTGGTAATTTAGGCAAAGAACCTGAAAAAACGTGCTTCATTATACAAGTGAGAGTCATTTCTTATTGTAGTAAAATAAAGacgaaaacatattttttagtCAATCACTAAAACCTTAATGATTAAATTAGGATTACATTcttccacacaaaaaaagtcatGTATTCACATTTTCATGTTAAAAGTTAACTGAACACTATAGTCTGTAGTTCTTCTATGGTTACCATTTCTGAAGTCTGAGAGGATGAggtagagagagtgtgtgtgtgtgtgtgtgtgtgtgtgttactcacATCTATTTCTTCTGGCACACTGTGCATCTTCATAGAGGCCAACAGCTCCATGATAGGGACAATCTCCAAGCTCAGAACTGAGATGATGTTGTAGCCCTGTGACAAATGAAAGTGGAACAATGGAACTCAAAAACTGAAGCAATTGAAATGCATACtgaattcaaaataaaggcGATGAGCTGCCATGACAGAAATACTGTGAAAGCTCATtctgaaactgaaaacaaaactgagtATTAATGCTAGTGATGTATCCCAAGGTTTTACAGAGAGCataggaaatttaaaaaataattattaatactGGACTAATAAATTGACTATTACTGTACATATTAATTTTATGTGCATTTTTAGGCTCTGAAAAGTCCTGCCTACTTCTTATAATGGACAGAAGAAAGGGCTCCATgtcaaaacatgtttgactgtgtttgCCTCCAGTGGTGATTGTCTTGTCCCAATGTACAAGACATCTTTTGGCCAGTCTGCTTTCTCGGCAAAGGGGACAAAACTTTGTCACTAGCTTAAAACTAGAGAGCAACAGTAATGTTTTTAACAGAggacaaatcaaaacaacagtgctcacatgaatagcttCTGACTGGTTTGCTGTTTGACCATGCTACCTTTACTCTACAGTTCATGTCTATATTTGACTCTGAATACATATATTGCTGCTCTTTTATCACTGTAATATTGCACATTTTATTATTGTCTTATTATTACTGTCTTATTGCTTTTCTTCCTATTTTTAATGGTTTCCTTTCAAAAGCCTCGTGTGGACAGATGTGGAGAACTAGCATGcatgctaaaacacttaaacaatgcatctgcttcgtccaatgtatctgtgatgtccatgccaaataaagtctgtctatctgtgtaatttgttgttttttttttaaatcacaaaatcCAGTATTTGTCAGACTTTACAACAGATCACAAAAAACTTAAACTGTAAGTAAGTTAGCAATAATAAAACACTAGATATTCTCTTGATATTACCAATATTAATAACCAAGGTTCCTTaacaatattacatttaaaagaaaacatgaaagcaaATTTGTCAAGTGTTCTCAAATCTAACATGTAGGTTTCAGTGTTTGGACAGTATTCAACAAATAGGTGTAAAACGTTTTCATTTTCTCAGTCCAGCAGTAAACAGGATTAAAGTGTGGTACACCAGTACTCTGATTTTATATAGGTTTAAGAAAACAAGATTAACTCAGAGTATCCAAACAGCCAAACTCCAGGGGCAAACATAACAAATACATCCATCGTCCAAAAGGTAAAGCCAACAGAAAATAGAGTTTAAATCTGCAAAACATGCAAGACTaatgaaaagtatttttaaaagttgacaTGCAGCCCTATATATATACTCTTTTACTGTAGCAGCAGAAACTGTGGATgcattttaagctttttttattaagaGTTGAGTGTTCTGTTATTTTGTGCACCCATGTTATGACCTGCTCACAGGCTTCTCTGTGGGAGCACTCACACCTAATTAGCCAACTTACTCCTTTGTGTTGGGAGACTGCAACTTTATTATTCTGCCAATGTTGCTACAGTCCCAAATGAGTAAAGCAGAGGTGATGGATTACTTAATACCTCTTTAAGATCAGGAACTAAAGCTGGATCAGGTGCGTTTAATGAGTATAAAGGGTAATAATTTGCCTGCTCTTAAGTGAATAATAAGTCTATGTCTAAGAGTGAGAAGTCAAGAGATCAGCAGGAAAAGAAGGGTACCTTCTGCATCCAAATGCGTCCCCTGCGGATAACATGCTTTAGCCTCTCCACGCAGATTGTGTGCAGAGGCAGGTAGAAGGCCAGCTCTGTCTGAGGCAGGATAATGGACAAGGCGCATGTGTTCTTGTCCCCCTTCAGCTCACCGTCAAAGATGAGAGACACAATGATGACCCCCTTTTCTGCCAGGACAAAGAACTTCACATCCACAGCACCACACTCGGCACTACGCAGAATCTCTCCATTGAGTGTATGATTGGCCAAAAATGTGACCTCTCCGTCACTGAGGAACATCAATTGGTCACCCTTTGGTGTCCAGATGTGGCGCACCCGTGGACCCAGGATGTTGTCCCAGTAGGCAAAGGTGGCAGCCAGGAGAGGGCATTCTCCGTCTACTACTACCTCAGACTTTGCCACAGCGGGGGACTGGGGTGGACAGCCGGAGGACATTGGAGTTGCTCGGAGAGGTCAAGAGGGCAAATGATAATGAACCTACAttaagaacaaagaaaaacggTTTGATTTATAGTATTAATCACATGCAGCATCGTACAACCACATTTTGTCAGGCAGGTGGAAAATGCTGCATCGTATCTGATTTGGTGATTTGTAATTGCAAATGTTTCCAGCCTTTTAACCCGATTATCACGAGAGGTCTTCTAAGACTTTATT encodes:
- the c9orf72 gene encoding guanine nucleotide exchange factor C9orf72 homolog isoform X2; this encodes MSSGCPPQSPAVAKSEVVVDGECPLLAATFAYWDNILGPRVRHIWTPKGDQLMFLSDGEVTFLANHTLNGEILRSAECGAVDVKFFVLAEKGVIIVSLIFDGELKGDKNTCALSIILPQTELAFYLPLHTICVERLKHVIRRGRIWMQKGYNIISVLSLEIVPIMELLASMKMHSVPEEIDIKDTVLNDDDIGDSCHEDFLHKSISSHLQTCGCSIVVGSNPEKVNKIVRTLCLFLTPAERKCSRLCKADSSFKYDTGLFVQGLLKDSTGSFVLPFRQVLYSPYPTTHIDVDINTVKQMPPCHEHTYNQRRYMRSELSTLWKADSEEDIAPDTVIHTDESFTPDLNIFQDVMHKDTLVKSFIDEVFMLKPGLSLRSTYLAQFLLLLHRKALTLLKYIEDETLTPKNVKTRAYSAY
- the c9orf72 gene encoding guanine nucleotide exchange factor C9orf72 homolog isoform X1; its protein translation is MSSGCPPQSPAVAKSEVVVDGECPLLAATFAYWDNILGPRVRHIWTPKGDQLMFLSDGEVTFLANHTLNGEILRSAECGAVDVKFFVLAEKGVIIVSLIFDGELKGDKNTCALSIILPQTELAFYLPLHTICVERLKHVIRRGRIWMQKGYNIISVLSLEIVPIMELLASMKMHSVPEEIDIKDTVLNDDDIGDSCHEDFLHKSISSHLQTCGCSIVVGSNPEKVNKIVRTLCLFLTPAERKCSRLCKADSSFKYDTGLFVQGLLKDSTGSFVLPFRQVLYSPYPTTHIDVDINTVKQMPPCHEHTYNQRRYMRSELSTLWKADSEEDIAPDTVIHTDESFTPDLNIFQDVMHKDTLVKSFIDEVFMLKPGLSLRSTYLAQFLLLLHRKALTLLKYIEDETQKGKKPFRSLRNLKTDLDLTVEGDLNIVMAFAEKLRAGLHSFVFGKPFFTSMQERDVLMSF